From the genome of Mycobacterium dioxanotrophicus, one region includes:
- a CDS encoding helix-turn-helix domain-containing protein, producing the protein MSYAQSARVQELSSVVFGQKHRLAVMAAIAQSDGLVNPTDLAADLGFRAQSAIQQPLKDLTTAGLITREDGMGRVHYRRNQHAIWEAVIELLAQALTHDVALESRP; encoded by the coding sequence GTGTCGTATGCGCAATCGGCGAGAGTCCAAGAACTCTCATCGGTGGTATTCGGCCAGAAGCATCGCCTCGCGGTGATGGCTGCGATCGCCCAGAGCGACGGGTTGGTGAATCCCACCGATTTGGCCGCCGACCTCGGATTCCGCGCACAGAGCGCCATTCAGCAACCGCTCAAAGACCTCACGACTGCCGGGCTCATCACTCGGGAGGACGGCATGGGGCGAGTGCACTACCGACGCAATCAGCACGCGATATGGGAGGCCGTGATCGAGCTCCTCGCTCAGGCCCTCACCCACGACGTTGCCCTCGAGAGCCGACCTTAG
- a CDS encoding cadmium resistance transporter translates to MILSSVLPAIGLFIVTNIDDIIVLSLFFARGAGQRGTTSRITAGQYLGFAGILGAAVLVTLGAGAFLPPDVIPFFGLIPLALGLKAAWQAWRGNGDDDGDAKVAGKTVSVWAVAGVTFANGGDNVGVYVPVFLSVGHAAVVAYCVVFLLLVGVLVVIARYVATRRPIAEILERWEHILFPIVLIGLGIVILIGGLAF, encoded by the coding sequence ATGATCCTGTCGTCGGTTCTGCCCGCGATCGGGCTGTTCATCGTCACCAACATCGACGACATCATCGTGCTTTCACTGTTCTTCGCCCGCGGCGCAGGACAACGCGGGACCACCTCCCGGATCACCGCCGGCCAATACCTGGGATTCGCTGGAATTCTCGGCGCCGCCGTCCTCGTGACCCTAGGTGCGGGCGCATTCCTGCCGCCCGACGTCATCCCGTTCTTCGGACTCATCCCCCTCGCCCTGGGACTGAAGGCGGCTTGGCAAGCCTGGCGCGGAAACGGTGACGATGATGGTGACGCGAAGGTTGCGGGCAAGACCGTCAGCGTCTGGGCGGTCGCTGGCGTGACCTTCGCCAACGGCGGCGACAACGTCGGCGTCTACGTCCCGGTCTTCCTCAGCGTCGGACACGCAGCCGTCGTGGCCTACTGCGTCGTCTTCCTTCTTCTCGTCGGGGTGCTGGTGGTCATCGCCAGATATGTTGCCACCCGCCGCCCGATCGCGGAGATCCTCGAACGATGGGAACACATCCTGTTCCCGATTGTTCTGATCGGACTGGGTATTGTCATCCTGATCGGCGGCCTAGCTTTCTAG
- a CDS encoding TnsA-like heteromeric transposase endonuclease subunit, translated as MSMLAGDAVAAGRCDAVFEVADVDGTSRLPLELAHGIRFDVDCEPVRSFPSFRGQRNFPGLWWFATTRRHIGYESWVERDQLMALDANPETVGVASQPFRLRWPDGRHHVPDYYARRSDGTVVIVDVRPDDRIPESDAELFARSEVVCIAAGWQYRRVGVLDPVLAANLRWLSGYRHPRALRPGVAAELLSCFAREQPLLEGATAVGDPLVVLPVLFHLLWHRRLVVDLSGRSSTIGRQ; from the coding sequence ATGTCGATGCTGGCCGGTGATGCTGTTGCCGCGGGCCGGTGCGATGCGGTGTTTGAGGTAGCCGACGTGGATGGGACTTCCCGTCTTCCATTGGAGTTGGCTCATGGGATCCGGTTCGATGTCGATTGCGAGCCGGTGCGGTCGTTTCCGTCGTTTCGTGGGCAACGGAATTTTCCTGGGCTGTGGTGGTTCGCGACGACGCGCCGGCACATCGGTTATGAATCGTGGGTTGAGCGGGATCAGCTGATGGCATTGGATGCTAATCCTGAAACCGTTGGCGTTGCCTCCCAACCTTTTCGGCTGCGATGGCCCGATGGCCGTCATCATGTGCCCGACTACTACGCTCGCAGATCCGACGGCACGGTCGTGATCGTCGATGTTCGTCCCGATGACCGGATTCCTGAGTCTGATGCGGAGTTGTTCGCCCGCTCGGAGGTCGTGTGCATTGCGGCCGGCTGGCAGTACCGGCGCGTCGGTGTATTGGACCCTGTGCTGGCGGCGAACCTGCGGTGGCTGTCTGGGTACCGGCATCCGAGAGCGTTGCGACCTGGCGTGGCGGCAGAACTGTTGAGCTGTTTCGCCCGCGAGCAGCCCCTTCTGGAGGGCGCGACGGCGGTGGGCGACCCGCTGGTGGTGCTGCCTGTGCTGTTCCATCTGCTCTGGCATCGACGCTTGGTGGTCGATCTGTCCGGACGGTCCTCGACGATCGGACGGCAGTGA
- a CDS encoding ParB/RepB/Spo0J family partition protein, protein MARGGVKSFESLVDAVGDDSSVDGTAQSSMAPSRSSLSRSVPLRDLVGNPHNPRDSVGDLAELASIAEFQLQPVVAVTRQAFLSLYPDAALTARWVVILGNRRLAAAHKFGRTTLDIVVKDELAVDRGTLLSAIIAENVDRSGFDVIEEAKAVASLVQEFGRADQAADHLRKSKTWVSQRLGLLKLAPDLQQALRRGDLAIREARTLAQVPLEQQVIRWNAGRKGSGGGAGEAEAGAESADDIAGEKAGRDTGAPPMRSLTRAVRNFHDEPGALAAALHDQLGESGTRTLMSHLRKILK, encoded by the coding sequence ATGGCGCGTGGTGGTGTGAAGTCCTTCGAATCGCTAGTCGACGCCGTCGGAGATGACTCCTCCGTGGATGGAACCGCACAGTCGTCGATGGCTCCTTCGCGGTCTTCATTGTCGCGGTCGGTTCCGCTGCGGGATTTGGTGGGCAACCCCCATAACCCGCGGGACTCGGTCGGCGATTTGGCGGAGTTGGCCTCGATCGCCGAGTTTCAGCTCCAACCGGTCGTGGCCGTGACACGACAGGCGTTCTTGAGCCTGTACCCCGACGCAGCGCTGACCGCCCGTTGGGTGGTGATTCTCGGCAACCGGCGCCTTGCAGCGGCGCACAAGTTTGGCAGGACCACCCTTGACATCGTCGTCAAGGACGAGCTGGCTGTCGATCGCGGCACTCTTCTGAGCGCGATCATCGCCGAGAACGTTGATCGTTCAGGCTTCGACGTCATCGAGGAAGCCAAGGCGGTAGCCAGCCTGGTTCAGGAATTCGGCCGAGCCGACCAGGCGGCGGATCATCTTCGCAAGAGCAAAACGTGGGTCAGCCAGCGGCTTGGGCTACTCAAACTCGCACCCGACTTGCAGCAGGCCCTTCGCCGGGGGGATCTCGCGATCCGCGAAGCGAGGACCTTGGCGCAAGTACCTCTCGAACAACAGGTGATCCGGTGGAACGCCGGCCGCAAGGGGTCAGGCGGTGGTGCGGGGGAGGCCGAAGCTGGTGCGGAATCGGCGGACGACATCGCTGGCGAGAAAGCCGGTCGTGACACGGGCGCTCCGCCCATGCGCTCGCTTACTCGGGCCGTCCGAAACTTCCACGACGAGCCGGGTGCGCTGGCTGCGGCGTTACACGACCAGCTCGGGGAGTCCGGCACCCGAACACTAATGAGCCACCTCAGGAAGATTCTCAAGTAG
- a CDS encoding ParA family protein, with protein sequence MTKVVTLLNQKGGVGKSTGTVNLAAVRAEKLAAQDDPGASSPVAAVSIDPQGSALWWGNRVDELPFHLIQAHDDPLDWLAQLNNLPGIEEVYVDTPGWFDLDPDSSGDGLGDGYSAEALRVVLDVTDEVLVPMLTQPMCFDPTARTIRKILEPRGLPYRVFINDWHARDGRKWLEETQRFVHRRGYPLAETAVRHYMIHTNASSEGLVVTQYPHDKVSQLAAQDYRNLANELDTAPATRPVGLIGAR encoded by the coding sequence ATGACTAAAGTTGTCACTCTCCTCAACCAAAAGGGCGGGGTCGGAAAGAGCACCGGCACCGTCAACCTCGCCGCTGTTCGCGCCGAGAAGCTCGCCGCACAAGACGATCCCGGAGCCTCCTCCCCCGTTGCGGCGGTCTCCATCGATCCCCAAGGTTCCGCCTTGTGGTGGGGTAACCGAGTTGATGAGCTGCCGTTCCATCTCATCCAGGCACACGACGATCCCCTGGACTGGCTCGCTCAGCTCAACAACCTGCCCGGAATCGAGGAGGTGTATGTCGACACCCCCGGTTGGTTCGACCTCGATCCCGACTCTTCCGGGGACGGCCTCGGAGACGGCTACTCAGCCGAGGCGCTGCGGGTCGTCCTGGATGTGACCGACGAGGTGTTGGTGCCCATGTTGACCCAGCCAATGTGTTTCGACCCCACTGCACGCACGATCCGAAAGATCTTGGAGCCGCGCGGCCTGCCCTACCGCGTTTTCATCAATGACTGGCACGCGCGGGACGGCCGGAAATGGCTGGAGGAGACCCAGCGGTTCGTTCACAGGCGTGGTTACCCGCTCGCAGAGACCGCCGTCAGGCACTACATGATTCATACCAATGCCAGCAGCGAGGGCCTTGTCGTCACTCAGTACCCCCATGACAAGGTGTCTCAACTGGCAGCACAGGACTATCGCAACCTGGCTAATGAGCTCGACACGGCGCCGGCCACGCGCCCGGTCGGCTTGATCGGAGCTCGATGA
- a CDS encoding GlcG/HbpS family heme-binding protein — MSTLTLHDAQNVMAAAAKRADEVGQPVNIAVVDAGGNLRAHIRQDGAWIGSVDIAIKKAWTSRAFDIQTRDLGENAQPTQQFYGIHGTNDGKVIIFAGGVPLRRGDAVIGGLGVSGGSGEQNQTIAEAGLAVLQEFA, encoded by the coding sequence ATGTCTACACTCACCCTGCACGATGCCCAGAACGTCATGGCCGCCGCCGCAAAGCGCGCCGATGAGGTGGGCCAGCCGGTCAACATCGCCGTCGTCGACGCCGGCGGCAACCTCAGGGCTCACATTCGACAGGACGGTGCCTGGATCGGCAGCGTCGACATCGCGATCAAGAAAGCCTGGACCTCCCGCGCCTTCGATATCCAGACCAGGGATCTCGGCGAAAACGCTCAACCGACTCAGCAGTTCTACGGAATCCACGGCACCAACGACGGGAAGGTCATCATCTTCGCTGGCGGTGTTCCGCTCAGGCGCGGTGACGCAGTCATCGGTGGCTTAGGTGTCAGCGGAGGCTCGGGCGAGCAGAATCAAACAATTGCGGAGGCCGGCCTGGCGGTTCTTCAGGAATTTGCTTGA
- a CDS encoding RES domain-containing protein, translating into MEVSTIPSKCKTSRSGEGARRSGGRWNPPACSRIYLSDSAHARMRGGSRTGRARGVDDPEKMLEAQYRLHIIDATDLAVVDLTTAEARDAVGLDDDDIVDDD; encoded by the coding sequence TTGGAGGTCAGCACGATCCCGTCGAAGTGCAAAACGTCGAGGTCGGGGGAGGGGGCGCGCAGGTCCGGCGGCAGGTGGAACCCGCCCGCTTGTTCTCGGATCTATCTGTCCGATTCCGCGCACGCACGCATGCGTGGTGGAAGTCGAACGGGCCGCGCACGCGGCGTCGACGACCCCGAGAAAATGCTCGAAGCCCAGTACCGGCTGCACATCATCGATGCCACCGACCTCGCGGTCGTGGACCTCACCACTGCCGAGGCCCGCGACGCGGTGGGGCTTGACGACGACGACATCGTTGACGACGACTGA
- a CDS encoding antitoxin Xre/MbcA/ParS toxin-binding domain-containing protein, with protein MNTAAGKAQSLVYTRVVADTRRGLTVSEIGGVTGVSERAVQNWAAGKSRPEGDARERLLELKYVIEGLADVYEDEGIEIWLHSRQRSLAGRSPLELLRDGQFAEVLDAIERLAGGPRR; from the coding sequence ATGAACACGGCCGCGGGCAAGGCGCAGTCCCTCGTCTACACCAGGGTCGTGGCTGATACGCGTCGCGGGCTGACGGTCAGCGAGATCGGCGGGGTTACCGGTGTAAGTGAGCGGGCGGTGCAGAATTGGGCAGCAGGCAAGAGCCGGCCAGAGGGCGACGCGAGGGAACGCCTCCTTGAGCTGAAGTACGTGATTGAAGGTCTCGCCGATGTCTACGAAGACGAGGGAATCGAGATCTGGTTGCACTCGCGCCAACGAAGCCTCGCCGGTCGATCGCCGTTGGAGCTGCTAAGGGACGGCCAGTTCGCGGAAGTGCTCGACGCCATCGAGCGCCTGGCCGGTGGTCCTCGACGATGA
- a CDS encoding RES family NAD+ phosphorylase, giving the protein MNRPRTLAERIAGVGGLDVAGVFLRHAAPNREAFAGGYGGRWGESFPVVYVGRPLDSCVEEAYRHLVDDAGVPAHLVRPRVLYRVRVEVHKVLDLRPADARVEVGLTDDDITSAVGDYTACQRVAATAHQLEYHGILAPAATGLGEALAIFRQRVSITELPVILDRQQWDQLPPRPGSETARLTIVSD; this is encoded by the coding sequence ATGAACCGGCCGAGAACGCTCGCGGAGCGGATCGCCGGTGTTGGTGGCCTGGACGTCGCCGGAGTGTTCCTTCGCCACGCCGCACCCAATCGGGAGGCGTTCGCCGGTGGCTACGGCGGTCGTTGGGGTGAGTCGTTTCCCGTCGTCTACGTCGGCAGGCCGCTCGACAGCTGCGTCGAAGAGGCGTACCGCCATCTCGTCGACGACGCCGGTGTGCCGGCGCACCTGGTAAGGCCGCGTGTGTTGTATCGAGTTCGTGTCGAGGTACATAAGGTGCTCGATCTGCGCCCGGCGGATGCGCGTGTCGAGGTGGGCTTGACCGACGATGACATCACTTCGGCGGTCGGTGACTACACAGCGTGTCAGCGCGTCGCCGCGACGGCCCATCAGCTCGAATATCACGGAATATTGGCCCCAGCCGCGACTGGCTTGGGTGAAGCCCTCGCCATCTTCCGGCAGCGAGTCAGCATCACCGAACTCCCGGTGATCTTGGATCGGCAGCAATGGGATCAACTGCCACCTCGCCCCGGCTCGGAGACCGCGCGCTTGACCATCGTGAGTGACTAA
- a CDS encoding DUF2637 domain-containing protein — MSLHEQPAPGRSLGVAENTPADGDRRRAGTFFMGWLILSASMSLAGNVGHALLIAPSETRWLAALAALVPPIVLLAATHSATWLVRARSVGWVYWVALALTAALALGSFALSFDALRSFAMMLGIRDSMSWIWPAVIDVAIAHATLCLLSLTRPKRANTSSCEIAEATTAPGSATNAVKVHRQHTQTHILEMAQELPQPVPPQLPMPSVDTAPIPTEGLTEDAPDSAACSTNTVAETTSVNGAARVPSAPLSADAATQAPRRPERDLSAVPAAEYLPPRNVSPGPAAAEPNTECGAAVDCWQPVAESLVREGITNKDPDLIAKILADSAAGTPPSTIGRRHEVHHTTVSRILSAAEQLAEASTATG, encoded by the coding sequence ATGAGCCTGCACGAGCAACCCGCGCCAGGGCGGTCTCTGGGAGTCGCTGAGAACACCCCCGCTGATGGCGACCGCCGCCGGGCCGGCACCTTCTTCATGGGGTGGCTGATCCTCTCGGCCTCGATGTCGTTAGCCGGCAATGTTGGGCACGCGCTGCTCATCGCCCCTTCGGAAACGCGCTGGCTGGCCGCGCTCGCAGCTCTGGTACCTCCAATAGTCCTTCTGGCAGCTACCCATTCGGCAACCTGGTTAGTCCGAGCCCGATCTGTCGGCTGGGTGTATTGGGTAGCGCTCGCGCTCACCGCAGCACTAGCACTGGGATCATTTGCGCTGTCGTTCGACGCGTTACGCTCCTTCGCAATGATGTTGGGCATTCGCGATTCCATGTCGTGGATCTGGCCGGCGGTGATCGACGTCGCGATCGCGCACGCGACGCTGTGCCTGCTATCGCTGACCAGACCCAAGCGCGCCAACACCTCTTCATGCGAGATTGCCGAAGCAACAACGGCTCCGGGCAGTGCGACCAATGCCGTGAAGGTTCACCGCCAACACACACAGACCCACATACTGGAGATGGCTCAGGAGCTGCCGCAACCGGTACCGCCGCAGCTTCCGATGCCATCGGTCGACACTGCGCCCATACCCACTGAGGGTCTAACGGAGGACGCTCCCGACAGCGCTGCGTGCAGCACGAATACGGTCGCCGAAACCACGAGTGTGAACGGCGCTGCGCGGGTGCCGAGCGCGCCGCTGTCAGCTGACGCCGCAACACAGGCACCGCGGCGACCGGAACGCGATTTGAGCGCGGTACCAGCGGCGGAATACCTGCCGCCCCGGAACGTCTCGCCGGGCCCTGCGGCAGCTGAGCCGAACACGGAGTGCGGTGCGGCTGTGGATTGTTGGCAACCGGTCGCTGAGTCACTGGTGCGCGAAGGCATTACGAACAAAGACCCTGACCTGATTGCCAAGATTCTGGCCGACAGCGCCGCGGGCACACCACCGAGCACCATCGGCCGCCGCCACGAAGTCCACCACACCACGGTCAGCCGGATTCTCTCGGCCGCCGAGCAGCTCGCCGAGGCCAGCACCGCAACGGGGTGA
- a CDS encoding IS3 family transposase (programmed frameshift) gives MAGRKRHSAEDIVRKLRRADELAAAGKTGEEIAAELEVSAATLYNWRRAYGGMDTDAAKELKELREQNARLKRLLAEAELVKDALREVAKGKILGPAAKRRAVVMLTTTLGMSERLACTAVGLARSTHRRLPLSQTPVDPDAETRAWLRSYATKHPCHGFRRAWAALRYDERREVNKKKIHRLWREEGLQVKVRSPRKRAGVSSIPPIEADAPKVVWAIDFQFDSTVDGKAIKIASMVDEHTRESLLNMVERSITGKELVDELEKVFAVAGGPPKVLRMDNGPEFISQALQQFCDGKLGTSYIPPGTPWNNGHIESFNNRLRKECLNRNHWNTLFEARVVIGDFKEEHNHRHRHSSLGYLTPAEYAAACRCTHTPVACEIN, from the exons ATGGCTGGTCGGAAGCGGCATTCCGCGGAGGACATTGTGCGCAAGCTGCGTCGCGCGGACGAGTTGGCTGCGGCGGGTAAGACCGGTGAGGAGATCGCCGCTGAGCTGGAGGTGTCGGCGGCGACGCTGTACAACTGGCGCCGCGCCTATGGCGGGATGGACACCGATGCCGCCAAGGAACTCAAGGAGCTGCGCGAGCAGAACGCTCGGCTCAAGCGGCTGCTGGCCGAGGCTGAGCTGGTCAAAGACGCCTTGCGGGAGGTCGCCA AAGGGAAAATTCTAGGCCCAGCTGCCAAGCGCCGCGCCGTCGTCATGCTCACCACCACGTTGGGCATGTCGGAACGGTTGGCGTGCACCGCAGTTGGGCTGGCCCGCTCCACCCACCGCCGCCTGCCACTGTCGCAGACCCCCGTCGATCCGGACGCCGAGACGCGGGCCTGGCTGCGTTCCTACGCCACCAAACACCCATGTCACGGGTTCCGCCGCGCCTGGGCGGCGTTGCGCTACGACGAGCGCCGTGAGGTCAACAAGAAGAAGATCCACCGTCTGTGGCGCGAGGAGGGGCTGCAGGTGAAAGTCAGGTCGCCGCGTAAGCGGGCTGGGGTGTCGTCGATCCCGCCGATCGAGGCCGATGCTCCGAAGGTGGTGTGGGCGATCGACTTCCAGTTCGATTCCACTGTCGACGGCAAGGCGATCAAGATCGCCTCGATGGTCGACGAGCACACCCGCGAGTCGCTGCTGAACATGGTCGAACGCTCGATCACCGGCAAGGAGCTCGTCGATGAGCTGGAGAAGGTGTTCGCCGTGGCCGGCGGGCCGCCGAAGGTGCTGCGGATGGATAACGGTCCGGAGTTCATTTCTCAAGCGCTGCAACAGTTTTGCGACGGCAAGTTAGGTACGTCGTATATTCCGCCAGGGACGCCGTGGAATAACGGGCATATTGAATCATTTAACAACCGGCTTCGGAAGGAGTGCCTCAACCGCAATCACTGGAACACCCTGTTCGAGGCCCGCGTGGTCATCGGAGACTTCAAGGAAGAGCATAACCACCGACACCGCCACTCATCGCTGGGTTACCTAACGCCGGCCGAGTACGCTGCGGCATGCAGGTGCACCCACACCCCGGTGGCCTGCGAGATCAACTGA
- a CDS encoding helix-turn-helix domain-containing protein, with translation MAIPRIVDLIDKYRAAHGVSESEVARRIGMSRENLRKWRVNGVSRLPDRENLAAVARVIGKPYREVISAALFDTGYLTDDQASTPRPHDEVLHDAINVLTEATRLTNQPMRQTSSGQWEVDPDPRAALRIDWAAFVTLALAGAAANVGSIEEALEGRPGSWEAEMVRRTIEATVFDDKDLLRHRTEPVVVDLWVESILAQVDDRSDDAYADAQVELDGRADAVPEPTDVPPGPFSPDDPRIAAVNWVNVDDNGYLVITPDDWTGDADDVALLTELSAEAEAYRDPTPGEIAYEQAMQSIAALVDALDDQRRREYADYAARLTEAVEAKLAALELAVPLTITITPAPETWDPEDFDKHAPPAYPRSAIEGAGVFPLIGSMQF, from the coding sequence ATGGCAATCCCCCGCATCGTCGATCTGATCGACAAGTACCGGGCCGCTCACGGGGTCAGCGAATCTGAGGTGGCCCGCCGGATCGGCATGTCCCGGGAGAATCTGCGTAAATGGCGGGTCAATGGTGTGAGCCGCCTACCGGACCGCGAGAATCTTGCGGCCGTCGCGCGCGTGATCGGCAAGCCCTATCGCGAAGTCATCTCCGCGGCCCTGTTTGATACCGGATACCTCACCGACGACCAGGCTTCCACTCCCAGGCCTCACGATGAAGTACTCCACGACGCGATCAACGTGCTTACCGAAGCAACCCGACTAACCAATCAGCCTATGCGCCAGACGAGCTCAGGCCAGTGGGAAGTGGACCCCGATCCACGCGCTGCGCTGCGAATCGACTGGGCTGCCTTCGTGACCCTGGCCCTGGCGGGCGCTGCCGCCAACGTTGGAAGCATCGAGGAGGCGCTAGAAGGCCGGCCGGGCTCGTGGGAGGCCGAAATGGTGCGGCGCACAATAGAAGCCACGGTTTTCGACGACAAGGACTTGTTGCGCCATCGCACCGAGCCGGTAGTGGTTGACCTCTGGGTGGAAAGCATCCTCGCCCAGGTCGACGACCGCAGCGACGACGCCTATGCCGACGCACAGGTCGAACTCGACGGCCGCGCCGACGCCGTTCCTGAGCCCACCGACGTGCCGCCAGGCCCCTTCTCCCCCGACGACCCCCGCATCGCGGCCGTGAACTGGGTGAACGTGGACGACAACGGCTACCTGGTCATCACCCCCGACGACTGGACCGGCGACGCTGACGACGTCGCCCTGCTGACCGAACTCTCAGCGGAGGCCGAAGCCTATCGCGATCCGACCCCCGGGGAGATCGCCTATGAGCAGGCCATGCAGTCGATCGCGGCGCTGGTCGACGCGCTCGATGACCAGCGAAGGCGCGAATACGCCGACTACGCGGCCCGACTCACCGAGGCTGTCGAAGCGAAGCTCGCGGCCCTGGAGCTGGCGGTGCCGCTCACGATCACTATCACCCCCGCCCCTGAGACCTGGGATCCCGAGGACTTCGACAAACACGCACCTCCGGCGTACCCACGCAGCGCCATCGAAGGCGCTGGCGTGTTCCCACTGATTGGGTCCATGCAGTTTTAG